The Carassius auratus strain Wakin unplaced genomic scaffold, ASM336829v1 scaf_tig00214737, whole genome shotgun sequence sequence agactggatctctcacCATCACAAACGTCAGAACCAatcactctggactttataaagcagaagtcagccacaacagTGGAACCTCATATATTATGTTCAGggttactgtctatggtgagcatattattattatatatatatatatatatatatatatatatatatattttttttttttttttttttttctgaataattgAATGTTTTCAAGTTTCTATTTaggcattatttttaaataaacagattCAAAGTGCTGTTGTACTAAATATCATCACATTTCCATTCCTTCAGCAACTTTATTGAAACTATTCAAAACAAGATTGCTTGTTGTATAGAGAAAATAATTGAACACTGACAAGTTCAGGAATATAAAAAGAGTTCCTCTGTGGTCATTTGAAATTAGATGCCTCATGTCCAATCAAATTAGTAAGCCAGCTGCTGTTCTACATGTCAAACGGAccctattattacttttttattttattatgacttTTATTAATCTGCATATGTCATATTTAGTAACcatattataaaataatcaaCTATAAACATTGGTATTCTAGTGCCAGTAACGGTGTTTTAAGTTTAATCTCTGTCTGTGAATCTGTTTCTTGTAGAGTCTCCATCTGTTATTGCTGGGACTGAAACTGAATTGAAGAGtgagtcagtgaaggagggagatccTGTCACTCTTCATGTTCCTCAAATACAAGGAGATGAGCTGATAGTGTGGAGGTTTGGAGATGAAGGAAAACTCATAGCTAAAGCTGATATAGAGGCCAAGAGCTCATCATTATATGATGaaactgatgagagattcagagacagactgaagctggatcagactggatctctgaccatcacaaacaccagaaccacagactctggagaatataaagtGAAGATCAGCAGCAACAAACAGACTTCATACAAGAGATTCACTGTTACTGTCAGTGAGTAACTCAAGACTTTtgaatataattgtttattaGCTGCCAGTGAATAATCAGCCAATGTGATACAAAAGCGCTCATTTTATGtgcaattaaatgtaaatttcaatTAAATACCAATTTCTGATGCCCGTAAATAGATATGTGATAAATAGTGACTGAGTGACTATAGCttcctatatttttttttaaatattttaagtttaatcttcaaattaaagtttaatctataatcatttttaatgttcacATGTAATTATCACAGTCATTAATATAAATACCTTCTTACCAGGACCTCATGTATAAAGCCACTCAGAGTAAAAATGTAACTCTGTAAATTCCAAGAAAGATTCTGATTCCtggagttaaagggttagttcacccaaaaatgaaaagtgggTGTTGgggtgcatcagtccaaaagaagtgaaataatgTGCATCCATCCATAGTAAAAAAAGTGCCTTACACAGCTTTGGGGGCTtagggttgggggggggggggactcctgtagtgaatcaaagtatttttctaagaaaataaccatatttaaaatgtaataatcactttaatttagCTTGCACCAACAGTTGCACACAGAAGCAGCTCCAGGCGGATGACGTATGAGTTCGgaatgtcagaggattttgaTATGTCAAGAGGAGaatggttttcctttgctaaagtaagatAAATGTGCTTCTTTTGATCCCATAAACAAACGATGGTTTTCATGAGTCTCACCGGTGCATGTGTAACGCTGATTTCATACGTCATCTGCACAGAACTGCTTCCATCAAGATGgaagataagattttttttttttaatgaccctACATTTCATTTAAACCATCAAACATTTGAGGAAAAAACACTGACTGGTGTAGCCAACTCCTTTCAGTTGAAAGCAGCTAAAACTGGTCTCTAAATGTTGCTAGATGACACCATAATGGTGAgctcactgatctatattaatataaatatagatcagTGGGAGAGTCTCGGAAACTAGAAAAGGTTTGTCTTATTTCCAATCTCGTCACAGTTAACATCAtccactttttatttaatttaatttaatttaatttgtagagTCTCCATCTGTTATTGCTGGGGCTGAAACTGAATTGAAGAGTGTGTCAGTGACGGATGGAGATCCTGTCACTCTTCATGTTCCTCAAATACAAGGAGATGAGCTGATAGTGTGGAGGTTTGGAGATGAAGGAAAACTCATAGCTAAAGCTGATATAGAGACCAAGAGCTCATCATTATATGATGaaactgatgagagattcagagacagactgcagctgaatcatcagactggatctctgaccatcacaaataccagaaccacagactctggagaatataaagtGAAGATCAGCAGCAACAAACAGACTTTATACAAGAGATTCACTGTTACTGTCAATAGTAAGTAACCAAGTGTTTTAAGTAAAAATTGTTTGTGTATAATTCAGTTGATCtgacattaaaatatatgaatcacAGCAGTATTTCTCAAACTATGCATGTTCTGTTAtattataatcaaaataataattcacccTGTATCTGATCATATCCAGGCTGATGTTCTTGGTATGACCACATTGTGTTGTTCCTTGCATTATTATTCACTGCTATTTGTATTATTCTCTTTTGTTAACCATTTGAATAAATCTTCATCTAAATATGTTTGTGAAATCTGTTGCTTTATGATGTATGCTCTGTGACAAAATGAAATCTTCAGAGGGAACTGAATTTGAACAGATATAGTAATCTAGTTGAGAGTTTGTACAGAACGTTAAACCTCAATCTGACTTAATTTGTTCTACTGACATACTGAACTCAAAACAATGGTCACATATACACCATAAGcattaatgtttaatttcaaGTTAAATGCACAAACCTTATATTTGGGTTTGGAGCTCATCTTCCATAAACTCTAGTCTggaggtttatttatatataaaaaaattatcattactCAAAGCTTTGCAACTCGTTGCACACTAATGACAGCTTGTGGTCAAATGTGGAAAAAGGTTAATTTTCTTCCCGGACTTCCTCAAGTAGCCTACAGCCGGCTGCAGCCTGTCACAGATCACGTGGTTATGGAAACCGAAACCGAAACCAAATTCTGTGTCCATCGTATTCTGTGACCCTAGTGGGCGCTGTTGTCACTGTTCGGCTTGAACTCAGAATTGGGTGCAAACGCAGGTTCATGGCACCCGTGCACATTGAATGAGCGCGTCTCTGCAGTCTGGTCACGTCCTGCATAtgaactgttaaaaaaaagatttctttacatcaacacacacatatagtctAAAGGAAATTCATTCACACAGAAAGACTTTGATGTTCTCCAAATGCACTGtgtactttataaataaaaatacactaaaacttTAAAAGGTTTTCATATGAACagtacaacttttaaaatatttaactggcacttatttattcattttctaatcgttttaatttgtacatttgttctttctattttaaaaataatgatgaGAAATTGTGTTTTGTCTGCATTGCCTCTCTTCTCTGTGTCCAGTTGCTCTCTCTCTTTACTCCAGGGTCCTGCTCATAATTGACTGAAGAAGTGGATTGACTTCTTCTGTTCATGTGCATCTTTTAAAAGTCACATCCGTACAAGATACAAGATACTTTTACACACAACACTTTGTTGGCTTTTATCTCTTTACCTTTTCTGTAGTTATTATTCTATCAGTATTAAAAGGTAAAATGTAAAGAGAGACAATAATtcctttttctttattattaatttgatagTTTATCAGTTTTAAAAGGTAATGTGTTGATTGCATGCATTAGGTGATTGTTTTGTATGAGATGGGCTCCTGTTTTAGAACAGACAGAGATGacagctgtatttttgttcatttttgataCGGTCCAGAGAAGGAGCAGAGAGGAGCAACATGCAACAGATGAATATCAGCAACAAGGACtacaattaattttcatttattgtggGAGCGTTTAGGTCATTTTCCCCTAAATGTCACATCACAAGCTTCCAAGACAGAAAATgcctaaacaacaacaacaacaacaaaaagacttTAAGCACTATCTTAgcctaacaaaataaaatgaacaaaaatacaggCATCTCATTGTGTTCCTGACGGCTCCAAAAcaggataaaaaataataattcagtgcTCTGATCATTCTAAGGCCCCATTCATGCATCGTACAGCTTTCTTCAGATGATAAACACAGTATATGTATCACAGCTACCTATATGTTTTA is a genomic window containing:
- the LOC113092898 gene encoding uncharacterized protein LOC113092898; amino-acid sequence: MFIFYFLFSWNLAASPSVIAGAEAEMKSVSVMEGDSVTLNPDLSKIQGMVLLLWRFGEKGSTIAQIDGNDILYEDYEVFRGRLRLDQTGSLTITNVRTNHSGLYKAEVSHNSGTSYIMFRVTVYESPSVIAGAETELKSVSVTDGDPVTLHVPQIQGDELIVWRFGDEGKLIAKADIETKSSSLYDETDERFRDRLQLNHQTGSLTITNTRTTDSGEYKVKISSNKQTLYKRFTVTVSAVPVPDSGFSGAAVTGIVIGVLLLAVAVAGVMYYYRRPITTNLPNQTCKYYS